One Calliopsis andreniformis isolate RMS-2024a chromosome 9, iyCalAndr_principal, whole genome shotgun sequence genomic window carries:
- the Shtd gene encoding anaphase promoting complex subunit 1 isoform X2, producing the protein MKYGILLEKSQVPTSETRYTSLDGNILQSHNKGNLPVAFSLMHPLDEICPVLIKHGGISYMHDSNQQIVFTSSEPSLAVIYDTKTGLHSVYKIRKALAEECQIVCGNDTTSSMFNQSASVSPLNIGSNLSYNRSCTNKGHLSIFGVPNPQLSTIGLGLSNSPFGSRTSYTTTGSGGPSPSQQQQQHSRSQSPMATISRCQSPTHPAFSPLLGVPVSSVMHHSRLHHTVMTTALSHRQNSLIGSCSNIQLQDVIIPSKPLYPEICLDHVWTENVGISKDATFGRASKVFLSSDLVGQSYLCYLIPHRSQLSLVRLEKTNKQQQIIFGMVTNIVAKDAVSVPNLHMIATMDLSNGVVLYSGITCVGKLHVTGILPNLTGCNYFLPSISHKLGSPFPRRSSLISQNCGATHDIKFDEGLHLLSPVGGNCARPPILLENSLVDSNYIALKEAVGNKVTLEYGNGNYFRITLPASSTSFLVTKCLQTLRSVLQKDLAMQLLVKWYGARNAPGPQDFSPEQEWYLFLTVLFTLLGYEVEKLQLIQRNEKDQLAERSSPMVMPKKQKTNNSGSNDDWNYMINSIKNRNFQVFVANILNLQKTSNTLQAAIPNTADSSSTGKINVQSILFPYFPLILFSLHLLYEELKLNCIISESLSLLAQLLYQLSIDLKFDMYIHHYFLDYPSLYNLKDTTSQISEADLQKINISNYILPKPPNIFETLNNLLNKMDVVPFPYLSQVNPRTKNIIYLTALIANEDTIHSLEIDRFIKHIIPVGSRIDFQEGGNKHEKEVFKKIEYTTIDRIVLLYHEMGMTKKDLEILPSGVSLLLKDVMYRSRERPPSNWPKEAYELIDRQDLAALDEHLKSSVSIQHVENEGKNYSIKDPEQDDGMEFDDAVLKLRFNKDHRVAEVRKLLNSSKPVRIAIVQRPDVSDHEFIEEQEKHLHALCTRTMALPVARGMFTLRTSTPIITEQLPIPRLCLTGKAPPRGTTVELAHIDVPPNMNLWPLFHNGVAAGLRIHPDASNIDSTWIVYNKQQQGEFGIEHSGFLMALGLNGHLKNLTPFSMYEYLVECHEATSVGLLLGLSATHRGTMNVSMTKLLSLHVETLLPPTSIELNVQQNVQVAALMGVGLVYQGTAHRHISHALLSEIGRPPGPEMKNYVDRESYSLAAGLALGLVVLGCGGGPDLASIPDTLHYYMVGGHVRPFTGAQKDKYKSPSYQIREGDSINIDVTSPGATIALGLMYFNTGNRAVAEWMQAPETQYLLDFVRPDFLLLRILAKSLILWNEIEPTKTWVSSHVPNIVYKYRFQKPNAEIAQNIDLETMNQAYCNIIAGACMALGLKYAGTANRNAFKTLYNYAQMFTALSHKTIAELAGKSTIETCLNVTLLAAAVVMAGTGDLEIMRICRHVRTRVGPASSVVTYGSHLATHMALGLLFLGGGKYTLSNSPSAVAALIISLFPRFPTHSNDNRYHLQALRHLYVLAAEPRVILPKDIDSGQYCYAAVHLTFKSEKEAEGQDLVLQAPCLLPQLCNIKKIELKDKRYWEIIFEKGYNWQQLENMLRKCECLDVKQRAGCLSYIEDPHGFRSLIAQTLTTENVIPWAARPECVTSFTNNKTVLNIVKYFLQWPKKEKIKDENNLNVQSYGSLAKISSGYLTQSLSDTSEKISNSWNEQSTSFNEKMEITELSSGLKNTSYLCKLEGRHSEITEFEKQFLHTFAIIVYECVIKDKLILLPLWVNLIKSVEIMEKEPNSFSVWQIKLAASHILKKSYKEDQNALLSAESILAIKQRISYIMDNWEHDLKPYIKSYLTMGDIPYDITILQKMCSYFVFYDIPHKMDENAILMSLLNSEIRSKMPNVTLYKLYKILKG; encoded by the exons atgaaatatggaattctgTTGGAAAAATCACAAGTCCCAACTTCAGAAACAAG gtATACATCATTAGATGGAAATATATTACAATCTCATAATAAAGGGAATTTACCAGTGGCATTTTCTCTTATGCATCCTTTAGATGAAATTTGTCCTGTACTTATTAAGCATG GAGGCATATCATACATGCATGATTCAAATCAGCAAATTGTATTTACTAGTTCTGAACCATCTTTGGCTGTGATATATGATACAAAGACTGGATTACACTCTGTATATAAAATACGTAAAGCCTTAGCAGAAGAGTGCCAGATAGTTTGTGGAAATGATACTACTTCTAGTATGTTTAATCAATCAGCGAGTGTATCGCCACTAAATATTGGAAGCAATCTCTCATATAACAGAAGTTGTACGAACAAAGGACACTTAAGTATATTTG gagTACCAAACCCACAATTAAGTACTATCGGATTAGGTTTGTCAAATAGCCCATTTGGTTCTCGAACGTCTTATACTACCACTGGTTCAGGAGGACCATCACCTtcccaacagcagcagcaacattcGAGATCTCAAAGCCCAATGGCAACTATTTCACGTTGTCAATCTCCTACTCATCCAGCTTTTTCACCTTTACTTGGCGTTCCTGTCAGTTCAGTTATGCATCATTCCAGATTACATCACACAGTTATGACTACTGCATTAAGTCACAGACAAAACAGTCTCATTGGTAGTTGTAGTAATATACAATTACAAGATGTTATAATACCAAGTAAACCTCTGTATCCTGAAATTTGTCTTGATCATGTGTGGACTGAAAATGTTGGAATTTCAAA AGATGCTACATTTGGTAGAGCATCAAAAGTTTTCCTATCGTCAGATCTTGTTGGGCAAAGTTATTTATGTTATTTAATTCCACATCGATCTCAGCTTTCTTTAGTGAGACTTGAGAAAACTAACAAACAGCAACAAATTATTTTTGGTATGGTAACAAACATTGTAGCAAAGGATGCTGTTAGTGTACCA AATCTacatatgatagcaacaatggaTTTATCAAATGGAGTGGTATTGTATTCTGGTATAACTTGTGTTGGCAAGTTACATGTGACGGGAATATTGCCAAATTTaaccggttgtaattattttttacCCAGTATTAGTCATAAACTAGGTTCTCCGTTTCCACGACGAAGTTCATTAATATCTCAAAACTGTGGTGCTACTCATGATATTAAATTTGATGAAGGATTGCATTTATTAAGTCCAGTCGGTGGAAATTGCGCAAGACCGCCTATTTTGTTAGAAAATTCCTTAGTGGATTCTAATTATATTGCATTAAAAGAAGCAGTAGGGAATAAAGTTACTTTAGAATATGGAAACGGAAACTATTTTCGAATAACGCTACCAGCATCTAGTACCTCGTTTTTAG TTACtaaatgtttgcaaacattaaGAAGTGTCTTACAAAAGGATTTAGCAATGCAATTATTAGTAAAATGGTATGGAGCTCGTAATGCTCCTGGACCTCAAGATTTTTCGCCAGAGCAAGAATGGTATCTTTTCCTTACAGTTTTATTCACATTATTAGGATATGAAGTAGAAAAGTTACAGTTAATTCAAAGAAATGAAAAGGATCAGCTTGCTGAACGCAGTAGTCCTATGGTGATGCCAAAGAAGCAAAAAACTAACAACTCTGGATCTAATGATGATTGGAACTACATGATAAACTCcattaaaaatagaaattttcaagtttttgtTGCAAATATACTTAATCTTCAGAAAACATCGAATACACTACAAGCAGCAATACCAAATACCGCAGATTCAAGTAGTACAGGAAAGATAAACGTACAATCTATTTTATTTCCATATTTTCCACTAATTTTGTTTTCATTACATCTGCTATACGAAGAATTGAAGCTGAACTGTATAATATCAGAGAGTTTGTCTTTGCTTGCACAATTACTGTATCAGTTAAGCATAGATTTAAAATTTGATAtgtatattcatcattattttcTTGATTATCCTTCTCTTTACAATTTGAAAGACACTACATCTCAAATCAGTGAAGCTGACTTACAAAAGATCAACATATCGAACTATATATTGCCGAAACCACCAAATATATTTGAAACATTAAATAATCTGCTAAATAAAATGGACGTGGTCCCGTTTCCTTACTTGAGCCAAGTTAATCCAAGAACgaaaaatataatttacttAACAGCCCTCATAGCAAATGAAGATACAATTCATTCGCtagaaatagatagatttatcaAGCATATAATACCAGTTGGTAGTCGAATAGATTTCCAAGAGGGTGGAAATAAACATGAGAAAGAAGTATttaagaaaattgagtatactaCCATAGATAGGATAGTATTATTGTATCATGAAATGGGCATGACTAAAAAAGATCTTGAAATATTACCTTCCGGAGTATCATTACTACTAAAAGATGTGATGTATAGATCTAGAGAACGACCTCCATCGAACTGGCCGAAGGAAGCATATGAATTAATAGATCGTCAAGATTTAGCTGCACTAGATGAACATTTAAAATCATCCGTATCGATTCAGCATGTGGAAAATGAAGGAAAAAATTATTCAATCAAAGATCCCGAGCAAGACGATGGTATGGAATTTGATGATGCTGTATTAAAGCTGAGATTTAACAAGGATCACAGAGTAGCAGAAGTTCGAAAGCTGCTCAATTCTTCGAAGCCTGTAAGAATAGCGATAGTGCAGAGACCAGATGTAAGCGACCATGAGTTTATAGAAGAGCAAGAGAAACATTTACACGCATTATGCACAAGAACAATGGCACTACCGGTAGCCAGAGGCATGTTTACCCTGAGAACTTCAACTCCTATTATCACAGAGCAATTACCAATTCCTCGACTTTGCTTAACTGGAAAAGCACCTCCACGTGGAACTACTGTAGAACTAGCTCACATTGATGTTCCACCAAACATGAATTTATGGCCATTGTTTCATAATGGTGTAGCTGCAGGTCTTCGTATCCATCCGGATGCATCTAACATTGATTCAACCTGGATAGTATATAACAAGCAGCAGCAAGGTGAATTTGGTATAGAACATTCAGGTTTCTTAATGGCTCTTGGTTTAAACGGCCACTTAAAAAATCTAACGCCTTTCAGCATGTATGAGTACTTAGTTGAATGTCACGAGGCCACAAGTGTTGGTCTTTTGTTGGGACTGTCAGCAACACATCGTGGTACAATGAATGTTTCTATGACTAAATTATTATCACTCCATGTAGAAACGCTACTACCACCAACAAGCATCGAACTAAACGTTCAACAAAATGTTCAGGTTGCTGCTTTAATGGGAGTTGGTTTAGTATATCAGGGCACTGCTCACAGGCATATTTCACATGCTTTGTTGTCAGAAATTGGCAGACCTCCAGGACCAGAAATGAAAAATTATGTGGATCGAGAGTCCTATTCTTTAGCAGCAGGTTTAGCGTTGGGCTTAGTAGTGTTAGGATGCGGAGGTGGACCAGATTTAGCCAGTATACCAGACACTTTGCATTATTATATGGTTGGTGGACACGTTAGGCCATTCACTGGAGCTCAAAAGGACAAATACAAGTCACCTAGTTACCAAATAAGGGAAGGTGATTCTATAAACATCGACGTTACGAGTCCTGGAGCAACGATAGCTTTAGGTCTCATGTATTTTAATACAGGAAATCGAGCAGTAGCGGAATGGATGCAAGCTCCCGAAACTCAATACTTATTAGACTTTGTGCGACCGGATTTTCTGTTGTTACGGATATTAGCAAAGTCCCTTATTCTATGGAATGAAATTGAACCTACGAAAACTTGGGTTTCAAGTCACGTTCCCAACATCGTCTATAAGTATAGATTTCAAAAACCAAATGCTGAAATAGCGCAGAATATAGACTTGGAAACTATGAATCAAGCTTATTGCAATATTATTGCAGGAGCCTGTATGGCTTTGGGTTTAAAATATGCAGGCACTGCTAATAGAAATGCTTTCAAAACATTATACAACTATGCACAGATGTTTACAGCATTGTCCCATAAAACCATTGCTGAATTAGCTGGAAAATCAACTATTGAAACATGTTTAAATGTTACTTTACTGGCTGCTGCTGTTGTGATGGCGGGGACCGGTGATTTAGAGATCATGCGAATATGCCGACATGTGAGAACTCGCGTTGGACCTGCGAGCAGCGTGGTTACATATGGCTCTCACTTAGCGACACACATGGCTCTGGGACTTCTATTTCTTGGCGGTGGAAAGTACACTCTTTCTAATAGCCCTAGTGCAGTAGCTGCTCTGATAATTTCTCTCTTTCCAAGATTCCCAACTCACAGCAATGACAATAGATATCATTTACAAGCATTGCGACATTTGTACGTGTTGGCAGCAGAACCGCGGGTAATTTTACCTAAAGACATTGACAGTGGCCAGTATTGTTATGCGGCGGTACACTTAACATTTAAATCTGAAAAAGAGGCTGAAGGACAAGATTTGGTACTTCAAGCACCATGTTTATTGCCACAGCTGTGTAATATTAAAAAGATTGAATTAAAAGACAAAAGATACTGGGAAATTATATTTGAAAAGGGTTACAACTGGCAACAGCTTGAAAATATGCTTAGAAAATGTGAATGTTTGGATGTTAAGCAAAGAGCCGGTTGCTTGTCATATATAGAAGATCCTCATGGTTTTAGAAGTTTAATTGCTCAAACTTTAACAACAGAAAATGTTATTCCATGGGCTGCTCGTCCTGAATGCGTGACCTCGTTTACaaataataaaactgttttaaatATAGTAAAATATTTCTTACAGTGGCCTAAGAAAGAGAAAATTAAGGATGAGAATAATTTAAATGTACAGTCTTATGGTAGCTTAGCTAAGATTAGTTCTGGGTATTTAACCCAAAGCTTAAGCGATACATCTGAGAAAATAAGTAATAGTTGGAATGAACAATCGACTTCATTTAATGAAAAGATGGAAATTACAGAACTATCATCTGGTTTAAAAAATACTAGTTATTTGTGTAAACTTGAAGGACGACATTCTGAAATTACAGAGTTTGAAAAACAGTTTCTGCATACATTTGCTATAATTGTTTATGAATGTGTAATAAAAGACAAATTGATCCTCCTCCCCTTGTGGGTAAACTTGATAAAAAGTGTGGAGATTATGGAGAAAGAGCCAAACAGTTTTTCTGTATGGCAAATAAAGCTTGCTGCTTCCcatatattaaaaaaatcttATAAAGAAGATCAAAATGCATTACTCAGTGCAGAAAGTATACTCGCAATTAAACAGAGGATCTCATATATTATGGATAATTGGGAGCATg ATCTCAAGCCATACATTAAGTCTTACTTAACCATGGGAGATATACCGTATGATATAACAATATTACAAAAAATGTGTtcatactttgtattttatgacataCCTCATAAAATGGACGAAAACGCAATTT TGATGTCCTTGTTGAACTCAGAAATAAGATCTAAAATGCCTAATGTTACATTGTACAAATTGTATAAAATTTTGAAAGGATGA